In Pyrenophora tritici-repentis strain M4 chromosome Unknown M4_contig_00021, whole genome shotgun sequence, a single window of DNA contains:
- a CDS encoding Dimer-Tnp-hAT domain containing protein, whose translation MPAKRTRVNALEIATTSKRPRVAARHRGTASQPVLVDTRPFSPSPPPPPLSPRQALVAAPQAPNFEATLRESRAEETIIPPPEGSEHATVAASGAASEAVDEGFVWVEDKYDGFNWSRYPKHCKPPTSLSNRASWVYSHGYRIALRSNVAKVTWICHYCYKHKFTTVGRGIHDVSQSPSAPARHLGEDKKGHGLKPPSKRTTVAPRKETLLERALQKGCSQAVANELTNFNIQEFRLAAVTWLVENNLPLSQFESSSFRNMIQLASVEAERALWASHNSVSRYVIRLYNYLLPKVVASLSESMSKVHISFDGWTTKGGKRGYLGIVAHYVDSSGELRDLPIALPQLTGAHTGEAMAEVVMAIFKQFEITVGKLGYFVLDNAHNNNTTINTLALQMGFSATERRLRCGPHTLNLIGQMLLWGEEKESYDNEETERVNEAENMATWRGDGPLGVLLAVINYIKTPQQYALFEKYQKLAIRDQPVNAPTEQHKIKEPVKPVVTRWNSYVSCFERAVELQLAVNGYANYHIQKIETEDAYARSRNNKLPAAPDWMRSDGINAHDWQVIAEYIDVLRPLKQATKRLEGRGKSGAFGAIAEVIPVFEYLLGVYEDRLQSYEDVIHDEHTESPEDHLAINLRAALVKAREYYNKLDLSPAYYAATILHPRYKSYLDAAWADKPDWLESSNRKFQHLWAEYKSLPKPRLRPKVRHNDIDDAINSFIEPAGLTENEEDEYEAWKRSEPIASEGVDPIKYWVGLRDRYPSLSKFAIDMLSIPGSSCECERLFSELGDLLEPRRRSISPQLLAAIQCDRRWIRAGFGSGEVPVKEAISDEEMDAKYGRFRKEASSSDESSTSVLSGDDWLKIESIVRRTVKDQSSKDVKKLRRSLHHISAQNSILRGEIRGLKEALLVKKRHQKKSYTLQLNNPEEYHGGAVFWSPRKARLYRLQQANERRVERERLKEVREKERAAKAAEKERQKAARDAEKAIQLSQKGKRKASQSSSQEQKRQKRSVVVPSHVEAEVAAPAVPTRTTRHGRTTKLPGKYK comes from the exons cgcgccgaagagacaatcatcccaccacctgagggcagcgagcatgccactgttgcagcttcaggagcagctagcgaggctgtcgacgagggtttcgtatgggtagaggacaaatacgacggctttaattggagtcgctacccaaagcactgcaagccgcccacatcactttcgaaccgagcaagctgggtatacagccatggctatcgcatcgccttgcgcagcaacgtcgcaaaagtcacgtggatctgccactattgctataagcacaagttcactactgttggccgtggcatacatgacgtctcgcagtctccatcagcgccagcacgtcatctcggagaagacaagaaaggtcatggcttgaagcctccaagtaagcgcactaccgtcgctcctcggaaagaaactctcctcgaacgcgcccttcagaagggctgctctcaggctgttgccaacgagcttaccaacttcaatatacaagagtttaggcttgcggccgtcacctggctcgtcgaaaacaacctcccactctcacaattcgaatcatcgtcttttcgcaatatgatacaattagctagcgtagaggcagaacgagccctgtgggcatctcataacagcgtctcacgatacgttatacgcctgtacaactacctgttaccaaaggttgtcgcaagcctttcagaatcaatgagcaaagtccatataagctttgacggatggacgacaaaaggtggcaagcgcggttacttaggtatcgtcgcccactacgttgatagctctggcgagctcagggacttgcctattgcgctcccacaactgacaggtgcccacaccggcgaggccatggctgaggtcgtgatggcaatattcaagcagttcgaaatcactgtgggcaagctcggttacttcgtcctcgacaacgcacataacaacaacaccacgatcaacactctcgccttgcagatgggcttcagcgctaccgagcgtcgccttcgctgcggtcctcatacgcttaatctcattggccagatgctactctggggtgaggagaaagagtcctacgacaacgaggagactgagcgcgtgaacgaagctgagaacatggctacttggcgaggcgatggaccattaggagtgcttctcgcggttatcaactacatcaaaacaccacaacagtacgctctttttgagaagtatcagaagctcgctattagggaccagcctgtcaacgcgccaacagaacagcacaaaatcaaggagcccgtcaagccagttgttactcgctggaactcttacgtttcgtgttttgagcgcgctgttgagttgcaattagcggttaatgggtacgccaactaccatattcagaagattgaaactgaagacgcgtacgcccgaagtcgtaacaacaagctgcctgcagcgccggattggatgaggtctgatgggatcaatgcccatgactggcaggtgattgctgagtatattgatgtgctcaggccactgaaacaagctacaaaacggcttgaaggccgcggcaaaagcggtgcttttggagcaatcgctgaggttattccagtatttgaatacttacttggagtctatgaggaccgcttgcaaagctatgaagacgtcattcacgatgagcatacagagtcgcccgaagaccaccttgctatcaacctccgcgctgccctagttaaagcccgcgagtactacaacaagctcgacctctcgccagcttactatgctgctacaatccttcatcctcgctacaaaagctaccttgacgcagcgtgggcggataagcctgattggctagagagcagcaaccgcaagtttcaacatttgtgggcggagtacaaaagcttaccgaagccgcgcttacgccccaaagtcaggcacaatgatatagacgacgctatcaacagctttattgagcctgcagggcttacggagaacgaggaggatgaatatgaggcttggaaacgcagcgaaccgatcgctagcgagggcgtcgaccctataaaatactgggtaggactccgcgatcgctaccccagccttagcaaatttgctatcgacatgctatcaatcccaggctcaagctgtgagtgtgagcgcttattcagcgagctgggtgacctcctcgagccccgtcggcgcagcatttctccgcaacttctagcagcaatacagtgcgatcgacgatggataagagctggatttggcagtggtgaggtgcctgtaaaggaggctatcagcgatgaggagatggacgcgaaatacggt AGATTCCGCAAAGAGGCATCTAGTTCAGATGAAAGCTCAACTTCTGTACTTAGTGGAGACGATTGGCTCAAGATTGAGTCTATTGTACGCCGTACAGTGAAAGATCAGAGCAGTAAGGACGTCAAGAAGCTTCGACGAAGTCTACACCACATCTCAGCTCAAAATAGTATCCTCCGTGGAGAGATTAGGGGCCTTAAGGAAGCTCTTTTAGTGAAAAAGAGACACCAAAAGAAGAGCTATACTCTACAACTTAACAACCCTGAGGAGTACCACGGTGGAGCTGTCTTTTGGTCTCCTCGTAAG GCTCGACTGTACAGGCTTCAACAGGCCAACGAGAGGCGTGTTGAGAGAGAAAGACTTAAGGAGGTGagggagaaggagagagCCGCTAAGGCAGCTGAAAAGGAGCGCCAGAAAGCAGCTCGCGACGCTGAAAAAGCTATACAACTGTCCCAAAAGGGTAAGCGCAAGGCCTCACAAAGCTCTAGTCAAGAGCAGAAGCGTCAGAAACGTAGTGTTGTTGTTCCATCTCATGTAGAAgctgaggtggctgcaccAGCCGTCCCAACTCGAACGACCCGTCACGGCCGCACCACCAAGCTTCCGGGTAAATACAAGTAG